AGGCAATCGCTGCAGTCATCGAGCAACTAGTTCCATGAACAGCTACAGAGTGCCGTAAATCGTATGGTTTTTGAAACGCATAGAAATTCTCTCCGTCAAATATCAAGTCTACAGTAAACGAATTGGTTGTCGGCAAGCTAGTGATCTCAAAGTTGTCGTTGTATGCAACATGATGACCGCTTAAAACGATATAGCTAGGACCTGCTTTATGGATAATCATAATTAGATTCTTTATGTCCTCTAAAGAACGAAGGGTAAAAGGACAGTGTCCTAGAGTCCGCTGAACCAAAACATAAGCCTCCATGACATTCGAGGAATACACGAGGACGtgaggaaaaagaaattttatAGTGGCTGATATTGCAGTTCCTTCACACATAACGTGCCCAGAGCTGCTGATAATCACTGAATCCATGacaatgttttttatgtGATGCCGTTGGAGAGTCTCTGCAATACGGACTACGCTTTTTGAATCAGGAAGCATTCCAATCTTCACCGTATCGCATTCAATGTCACTGAGGCAGGCGTCCAGCTGTCTCTGTATGAGTATGGGGTGAACGGCGTATATGCCATCAATTCCTTTAGAGTTTTGGGAAGTTAACGCCGTTAAAACTGACATTCCATAAACTCCGTGAGCCTGCATGACTTTTAAATCAGCTTGAATCCCAGCACTGCCACTGCAGTCAGATCCAGCAATGGACAAACAAGCAGGAGATTGAAGAGGCTTCATGATAAGGAGACAAACACAGAACTGGGTGTGCCAAACTCAAttcgaaaaagaattgatgtAAAAGAAGTACCAATAATGTCAATTTGTGACAAAATCAATTGACAGTATATAAACTAAGAAGTTATGGAAATACTTTAtcgcaaaagaaaattcttgttcaagtaaaaaaaagaagttaaatgtttgcttttgataCAAGCCAGACTTGCTTTTTGCAATTAACCGTTCATCCATCCGTCCTTTGTGCATCTGGATGCAAGTATGCGAGTTGGATTTCCCAAGTCCATTTGTGTTCTCATATTTtgtagaaaaagaaaaagagtattttcaaattataaaatatttatgtTGTTGTGTTTGGgaaaaattgaaacaaGCGACAGATGAAACATTGGTaaggaatgaaaagcaGACAGAAGAGAGGAAGAGAGTCGCATCCTTAGAAGAGGAGCGATTTACCATTCcataaaaatgaagagaatCTTCAAATTGATTTGATATGAATCTTTTATTAATGAGGCTCTCTTGTTGTtgttttattgcttttttcgCTTATTATTTGTCTCCAAGTGAATGTGGGGTAGGATAGTTCTCATCCCCAggtgtaaacaaaagaaaaaaacataaaatcGCAAACAATTaacagaaagaaagtatTTTTAGCAGAAATCGATCTAAACCCATGCATTtgaatgaaggaaaaagaaaaagttacAATTTTAGAGTATTGCAATGTTCCTTTGATatcatttttgttttgatatATAGagaaatgtttttcaacaaatgaAATGCGATGGAAGTTTTCCTTC
The nucleotide sequence above comes from Schizosaccharomyces osmophilus chromosome 3, complete sequence. Encoded proteins:
- a CDS encoding phosphomethylpyrimidine kinase — its product is MKPLQSPACLSIAGSDCSGSAGIQADLKVMQAHGVYGMSVLTALTSQNSKGIDGIYAVHPILIQRQLDACLSDIECDTVKIGMLPDSKSVVRIAETLQRHHIKNIVMDSVIISSSGHVMCEGTAISATIKFLFPHVLVYSSNVMEAYVLVQRTLGHCPFTLRSLEDIKNLIMIIHKAGPSYIVLSGHHVAYNDNFEITSLPTTNSFTVDLIFDGENFYAFQKPYDLRHSVAVHGTSCSMTAAIASNIALGKHPLEAIQKAMQSIECALLNIQEESSSISRTAQLFSKLKPSSSNQTITTRLKS